In the Micromonospora narathiwatensis genome, one interval contains:
- a CDS encoding alpha/beta hydrolase has translation MSGARAGTPGTTAGYAQLWAADPGAWVAAGVAWRGLAGPIRRRADGLDARVAALRPGWSGSAATAARAQVGGLRDALTDVLPALIEVDQVLAEFATRLGAAKARLGAAVAHAAAGGLLVDRAGAVRPDPAHPRPADRLGPALTQVAAEIRGALALAGAADREAAARLGELTTAAVTGWVSVPPAGRPSPGTGPAEVGRWWAGLTPAQRRWLIGHEPALVGRLDGVPVAARDQANRLLLATRREELATRLRRLLKPLPPGPPELARVLRLARVEAALRGLDTLGRRLAAPGVPRAYLVGLDPGGDGRTVVALGNPDRAGAVLTYVPGMTADLADAPGELGRAARVLERCAALGPGEETAAVLWLDYDAPDFLPEAARSRQAEDAGPALHRFQEGLRASHEGPPARQTVLGHSYGSLVVGTTARDHGLSADALVFVGSPGVGVEHAGELRVPPGQVWASTAPDDVIRLARPPEELARRAVLAGTPLGPAAAMLDGRDHELWFGRDPSDPGFGGRRFPSGRYGHTGYWEPGNPALDGMARIVLGR, from the coding sequence ATGAGCGGCGCCCGAGCGGGCACCCCCGGCACGACGGCCGGCTACGCCCAGCTCTGGGCGGCGGATCCGGGTGCCTGGGTCGCGGCCGGGGTGGCCTGGCGCGGGCTCGCCGGTCCGATCCGGCGACGGGCCGACGGGCTCGACGCCCGGGTCGCCGCCCTTCGTCCCGGCTGGTCCGGTTCCGCCGCCACCGCCGCCCGGGCGCAGGTAGGTGGGCTGCGCGACGCGCTGACCGACGTGCTGCCCGCGCTGATCGAGGTCGACCAGGTGCTCGCCGAGTTCGCCACCCGGCTGGGCGCGGCGAAGGCCCGGCTCGGCGCCGCGGTGGCGCACGCCGCCGCGGGGGGTCTCCTGGTGGACCGGGCGGGGGCGGTTCGGCCCGATCCGGCCCACCCCCGTCCCGCCGACCGGCTCGGGCCGGCGCTGACCCAGGTGGCGGCCGAGATACGCGGCGCGCTGGCGCTGGCCGGCGCGGCCGACCGGGAGGCCGCCGCCAGGCTCGGCGAGTTGACCACGGCGGCGGTCACCGGCTGGGTGAGCGTCCCGCCCGCCGGGCGGCCGTCGCCCGGTACCGGCCCGGCCGAGGTCGGCCGCTGGTGGGCCGGGCTCACCCCGGCCCAGCGCCGCTGGCTGATCGGGCACGAGCCGGCCCTGGTCGGCCGACTCGACGGGGTGCCGGTGGCGGCCCGGGACCAGGCCAACCGGCTGCTGCTGGCCACGCGACGTGAGGAGCTGGCGACCCGACTCCGACGGTTGCTGAAGCCGCTGCCGCCGGGGCCGCCCGAGCTGGCCCGGGTGCTCCGGCTCGCCCGGGTGGAGGCGGCCCTGCGCGGCCTCGACACGCTGGGCCGGCGGCTGGCCGCGCCGGGGGTGCCCCGGGCCTATCTGGTCGGGCTGGATCCCGGCGGGGACGGGCGCACGGTGGTGGCGCTGGGCAACCCTGACCGGGCCGGCGCGGTGCTGACGTACGTCCCGGGGATGACCGCGGACCTCGCCGACGCGCCGGGCGAGCTGGGCCGGGCCGCCCGGGTGCTGGAGCGCTGCGCGGCGCTCGGGCCGGGCGAGGAGACGGCGGCGGTGCTCTGGCTGGACTACGACGCGCCGGACTTCCTGCCCGAGGCGGCCCGCTCCCGCCAGGCCGAGGACGCCGGGCCGGCGCTGCACCGGTTCCAGGAGGGTCTGCGGGCCTCGCACGAGGGTCCGCCCGCCCGGCAGACCGTGCTCGGCCACAGCTACGGCTCGCTGGTGGTCGGCACCACGGCCCGCGACCACGGACTGAGCGCCGACGCGCTGGTCTTCGTCGGCTCCCCCGGTGTGGGCGTCGAGCACGCGGGCGAGCTGCGGGTGCCGCCCGGGCAGGTCTGGGCCAGCACCGCGCCGGACGACGTGATCCGGCTGGCCCGGCCACCGGAGGAGCTGGCCCGCCGGGCGGTCCTGGCCGGTACGCCACTCGGTCCGGCGGCGGCGATGCTGGACGGGCGCGACCACGAGCTGTGGTTCGGGCGCGACCCGAGCGACCCGGGCTTCGGCGGGCGACGCTTCCCCAGCGGCCGGTACGGCCACACCGGCTACTGGGAACCGGGCAACCCGGCGCTGGACGGCATGGCCCGGATCGTGCTGGGCCGATGA
- the glmS gene encoding glutamine--fructose-6-phosphate transaminase (isomerizing), whose translation MCGIVGYAGARPALGIVLDGLRRLEYRGYDSAGVAVVCDDELLIEKKAGKLANLEKVLAERAASDPDSCAASPIGIGDGTTGIGHTRWATHGGPTDRNAHPHLSPDGRVAVIHNGIIENFAKLRAELEDDGVEFASDTDTECAAHLLARALAGLRAAGEVDSPQLLASAMRLVCQRLEGAFTLLAVDAGIPGAVVGARRNSPLVVGRGDGENYLASDVAAFIEHTRDAVELGQDQIVLITPDNIEITDFAGQTATGKDFHIDWDSSAAEKGGYDWFMLKEIEEQPQAIADTLLGRLTETGEIALDEVRLSEQDLRDVDKIFIVACGTAYHSGLVAKYAIEHWTRIPCEVELASEFRYRDPVLDRSTLIVVISQSGETMDTLMALRHAKEQKARVLAICNTNGSTIPRESDAVLYTHGGPEIAVASTKAFLTQLVACYLIGLHLAQVRGIKFADEVGAVVAQLQEMPGKLRELLDRIEPVRELARELKSEPTVLFIGRHVGYPVALEGALKLKELAYMHAEGFAAGELKHGPIALIDKGTPVICIVPSPIGRGMLHDKVVSNIQEVRARGARTIVIAEEGDEAVVRYADHLIYVPRTPTLLAPLVTTVPLQVLAAEIAAGRGHDVDQPRNLAKSVTVE comes from the coding sequence ATGTGTGGAATCGTGGGTTACGCCGGCGCGCGCCCGGCACTCGGCATCGTGCTCGACGGACTGCGGCGGCTGGAGTACCGGGGCTACGACTCGGCCGGCGTGGCCGTCGTCTGCGACGACGAGCTGCTGATCGAGAAGAAGGCCGGCAAGCTGGCCAACCTGGAGAAGGTCCTCGCCGAGCGGGCCGCCAGCGACCCGGACTCCTGCGCCGCCAGCCCGATCGGCATCGGCGACGGCACCACCGGCATCGGCCACACCCGGTGGGCCACCCACGGCGGGCCGACCGACCGCAACGCCCACCCGCACCTGTCCCCCGACGGCCGGGTCGCGGTGATCCACAACGGCATCATCGAGAACTTCGCCAAGCTCCGCGCCGAGCTGGAGGACGACGGCGTCGAGTTCGCCAGCGACACCGACACCGAGTGCGCCGCGCACCTGCTCGCCCGCGCGCTGGCCGGCCTGCGCGCGGCCGGTGAGGTCGACAGCCCGCAGCTGCTCGCCTCCGCCATGCGGCTGGTCTGCCAGCGGCTGGAGGGCGCCTTCACGCTGCTCGCCGTCGACGCCGGGATCCCCGGCGCGGTGGTCGGCGCCCGGCGCAACTCGCCCCTGGTGGTCGGTCGCGGGGACGGCGAGAACTACCTGGCCAGCGACGTGGCCGCGTTCATCGAGCACACCCGCGACGCGGTCGAGCTGGGCCAGGACCAGATCGTCCTGATCACCCCGGACAACATCGAGATCACCGACTTCGCCGGCCAGACCGCCACCGGCAAGGACTTCCACATCGACTGGGACTCCTCGGCCGCGGAGAAGGGCGGCTACGACTGGTTCATGCTCAAGGAGATCGAGGAGCAGCCGCAGGCGATCGCCGACACGCTGCTCGGCCGGCTCACCGAGACCGGTGAGATCGCCCTCGACGAGGTCCGCCTCAGCGAGCAGGACCTGCGCGACGTCGACAAGATCTTCATCGTCGCCTGCGGCACGGCGTACCACTCCGGCCTGGTCGCCAAGTACGCCATCGAGCACTGGACCCGGATCCCCTGCGAGGTGGAGCTGGCCAGCGAGTTCCGCTACCGCGACCCGGTGCTGGACCGCTCCACGCTGATCGTGGTGATCTCGCAGTCCGGCGAGACCATGGACACCCTGATGGCCCTGCGCCACGCCAAGGAGCAGAAGGCTCGGGTGCTGGCCATCTGCAACACCAACGGATCCACCATCCCGCGCGAGTCCGACGCCGTGCTCTACACCCACGGTGGCCCGGAGATCGCGGTCGCCTCCACCAAGGCGTTCCTCACCCAGCTCGTCGCCTGCTATCTGATCGGCCTGCACCTGGCCCAGGTGCGCGGGATCAAGTTCGCCGACGAGGTGGGCGCGGTCGTCGCCCAGCTCCAGGAAATGCCGGGCAAGCTGCGCGAGCTGCTCGACCGGATCGAGCCGGTCCGCGAACTCGCCCGCGAGCTGAAGTCGGAACCGACCGTGCTCTTCATCGGCCGGCACGTCGGCTACCCGGTGGCGCTGGAGGGCGCGCTGAAGCTCAAGGAGCTGGCGTACATGCACGCCGAGGGCTTCGCCGCCGGCGAGCTGAAGCACGGCCCGATCGCGCTGATCGACAAGGGCACCCCGGTGATCTGCATCGTGCCGTCGCCGATCGGCCGGGGCATGCTGCACGACAAGGTCGTCTCCAACATCCAGGAGGTGCGGGCCCGGGGCGCCCGCACCATCGTGATCGCGGAGGAGGGGGACGAGGCCGTCGTCCGCTACGCCGACCACCTGATCTACGTGCCGCGTACGCCCACGCTGCTGGCGCCGCTGGTGACCACGGTGCCGCTCCAGGTGCTGGCCGCCGAGATCGCCGCCGGCCGTGGGCACGACGTCGACCAGCCGCGCAACCTGGCCAAGTCGGTCACCGTCGAGTAG
- a CDS encoding MmpS family transport accessory protein has protein sequence MSEATPSPDPQPGGSPTDPTASPAVPTPAPWTPPDPLAAPTPWAPSPMPWSPVDESGTTGPPGATGLPGTTGVPGVAGLPGAPAPTGYPAPTGHPAPTGPAGPLGGPVPAPGATPPPGHPWPGHPTPAWPPASYPPPYAYPGPPPPANGGRTAAIVVGIVIAVLALVFCGCVGLGVLGSFYDEQVSSSEPYEPGYGVPDEEVASVPPNNPATTPSGGPGSLTVTYEVTGGDSAYIQFYDANGDFFQVEDVQTPWRMAFTANDRERVQIIASPTQSGEVSCKITINGKVVSQNSGENAATCFGW, from the coding sequence ATGTCCGAGGCAACGCCGTCCCCCGATCCGCAGCCCGGCGGGAGCCCGACCGATCCCACCGCGTCGCCGGCCGTCCCGACGCCCGCGCCCTGGACGCCGCCGGACCCACTGGCCGCCCCGACGCCCTGGGCCCCCTCGCCGATGCCCTGGTCGCCCGTCGACGAGTCGGGCACCACCGGCCCGCCCGGCGCCACCGGCCTGCCGGGCACGACGGGTGTGCCGGGTGTCGCCGGCCTGCCGGGCGCGCCCGCCCCGACCGGCTACCCAGCCCCCACCGGGCACCCCGCCCCGACCGGCCCGGCGGGTCCGCTCGGAGGGCCGGTGCCGGCACCGGGCGCCACGCCGCCACCCGGGCACCCCTGGCCCGGTCACCCCACGCCGGCCTGGCCGCCCGCCAGCTACCCACCGCCGTACGCGTATCCCGGGCCGCCGCCCCCGGCGAACGGCGGCCGGACCGCGGCGATCGTGGTGGGCATCGTGATCGCCGTCCTGGCACTCGTCTTCTGCGGTTGCGTCGGGCTGGGCGTGCTCGGCAGCTTCTACGACGAGCAGGTGAGTTCCAGCGAGCCGTACGAACCCGGCTACGGCGTACCCGACGAGGAGGTCGCCTCGGTGCCGCCGAACAACCCGGCCACCACGCCGTCGGGTGGGCCCGGCAGCCTGACGGTCACCTACGAGGTGACCGGCGGCGACTCGGCGTACATCCAGTTCTACGACGCCAACGGCGACTTCTTCCAGGTCGAGGATGTGCAGACGCCGTGGCGGATGGCGTTCACCGCCAACGACCGCGAGCGGGTGCAGATCATCGCGTCGCCGACCCAGTCGGGCGAGGTGAGCTGCAAAATCACCATCAACGGAAAGGTCGTCTCGCAGAACTCGGGCGAGAACGCGGCGACCTGCTTCGGCTGGTGA
- a CDS encoding pyridoxal phosphate-dependent aminotransferase — protein MTTTDALVARMRPFGTTVFAEMSALAVRTGAVNLGQGFPDTDGPPEMLAAAADALRSGHNQYPPGPGLPALRAAVATHQRRFWGLEYDPDGEIVVTAGATEAIAASILALCEPGDEVVCFEPYYDSYAASIALAGAVRRPVTLRPAADGRYAVDPAELRAAFGPRTRLVLLNSPHNPTGKVFTPDELALVAELCQEHDAYAVTDEVYEHLVFTDAAAAHVPLATLPGMRERTLRISSAGKTFSCTGWKVGWVSGPAPLVSAVLRVKQFLTFVNAGPLQPAVAVALGLPDAYFADFADGMRRRRDQLVAGLTDAGFDVLTPEGTYFVTADVTPLGGRDGVEFCRSLPERCGVVAVPTQVFYDHAEAGRRLVRFAFCKRPEVLTEAVTRLRRLRMEP, from the coding sequence GTGACGACGACCGATGCGCTGGTGGCCCGGATGCGGCCGTTCGGCACCACCGTCTTCGCCGAGATGTCCGCGCTCGCCGTACGCACCGGCGCGGTCAACCTCGGGCAGGGCTTCCCGGACACCGACGGCCCGCCGGAGATGCTCGCGGCGGCCGCCGACGCGCTGCGCTCCGGGCACAACCAGTACCCGCCGGGGCCGGGTCTTCCCGCGTTGCGCGCGGCCGTCGCGACCCACCAGCGCCGGTTCTGGGGCCTGGAATACGACCCGGACGGCGAGATCGTGGTGACCGCGGGCGCCACCGAGGCGATCGCCGCCAGCATCCTCGCCCTGTGCGAGCCGGGTGACGAGGTGGTCTGCTTCGAGCCGTACTACGACTCGTACGCCGCCTCGATCGCCCTCGCGGGCGCGGTCCGCCGGCCGGTCACCCTGCGGCCCGCCGCCGACGGCCGGTACGCCGTCGACCCGGCCGAGCTGCGCGCCGCGTTCGGGCCGCGTACCCGGCTGGTGCTGCTGAACTCCCCGCACAACCCGACCGGCAAGGTCTTCACCCCCGACGAGCTGGCCCTGGTCGCCGAGCTCTGTCAGGAGCACGACGCGTACGCGGTCACCGACGAGGTGTACGAACACCTGGTCTTCACCGACGCCGCCGCCGCGCACGTGCCGCTGGCGACGCTCCCCGGCATGCGGGAGCGGACGCTGCGGATCTCCTCGGCCGGCAAGACCTTCTCCTGCACGGGCTGGAAGGTCGGCTGGGTGAGCGGACCCGCGCCGCTGGTCTCCGCGGTGCTGCGGGTGAAGCAGTTCCTCACCTTCGTCAACGCCGGGCCGCTGCAACCGGCCGTCGCGGTGGCGCTCGGGCTGCCGGACGCGTACTTCGCCGACTTCGCCGACGGCATGCGGCGCCGGCGCGACCAGCTCGTCGCCGGGCTCACCGACGCCGGGTTCGACGTGCTCACCCCGGAGGGCACGTACTTCGTGACCGCCGACGTCACCCCGCTCGGCGGCCGGGACGGGGTGGAGTTCTGCCGGTCGCTGCCGGAGCGCTGCGGCGTGGTGGCGGTGCCGACGCAGGTGTTCTACGACCACGCGGAGGCGGGGCGGCGGCTGGTCCGGTTCGCCTTCTGCAAGCGGCCCGAGGTGCTGACCGAGGCGGTTACCCGGCTGCGCCGGCTGAGGATGGAACCATGA
- a CDS encoding threonine aldolase family protein translates to MTEPYADRLRRDTAQRGCDTVLSGVRPASVVEQLAAIRAVAADDLLPDFYGEGGPVEELERRIGELLGTEAVAFFPTGTMAQQVAMRYGAELTGLDAVGLHPLSHPLLHERDAYAVLGGLRAVLTTSAPRNPTAEEIAALDEPIGTLLLELPLRDAGFVLPGWDELVAAVGAARRRGARIHLDGARLWESAVHLGQSPAEIAALADSTYVSFYKSLGGHSGAALAGSTELVRYARAWRHRYGGNLFQQWPAALAALAGLTHELPRLPGYVAHAKVVAAALATLPGARVHPMPPHTHQFRLWLPHPAEALNAANLALAEDEKAWFVGGWRDTEVPGVALAEVTVAGPALELDADQVVDLADRFLRRVAQR, encoded by the coding sequence ATGACCGAGCCGTACGCCGACCGGCTCCGCCGGGACACCGCGCAGCGCGGCTGCGACACCGTGCTCTCCGGCGTCCGGCCGGCCTCGGTGGTGGAGCAGCTCGCGGCGATCCGGGCGGTGGCGGCCGACGACCTGCTACCGGACTTCTACGGCGAGGGCGGCCCGGTCGAGGAACTGGAACGTCGGATCGGCGAGCTGCTCGGCACCGAGGCCGTCGCCTTCTTCCCCACCGGCACCATGGCCCAGCAGGTCGCCATGCGGTACGGCGCCGAGCTGACCGGCCTGGACGCGGTCGGCCTGCACCCGCTCAGCCACCCACTGCTGCACGAGCGGGACGCGTACGCCGTTCTCGGCGGCCTGCGCGCGGTGCTGACCACGAGCGCTCCGCGCAACCCGACGGCCGAGGAGATCGCCGCGCTCGACGAGCCGATCGGCACGCTGCTGCTGGAACTGCCGCTGCGGGACGCCGGCTTCGTCCTGCCGGGTTGGGACGAGCTGGTCGCGGCGGTCGGCGCGGCCCGGCGGCGGGGTGCCCGGATACACCTGGACGGCGCCCGGCTCTGGGAGTCGGCCGTCCACCTGGGACAGTCGCCGGCCGAGATCGCCGCCCTGGCCGACAGCACGTACGTCTCGTTCTACAAGTCCCTCGGCGGCCACTCGGGGGCGGCGCTCGCCGGGTCCACCGAGCTGGTGCGGTACGCCCGCGCCTGGCGGCACCGCTACGGCGGCAACCTGTTCCAGCAGTGGCCGGCCGCCCTCGCCGCGCTCGCCGGTCTGACGCACGAACTGCCCCGGCTACCCGGCTACGTGGCGCACGCGAAGGTGGTGGCCGCGGCCCTGGCCACCCTTCCCGGCGCGCGGGTGCATCCGATGCCGCCGCACACCCACCAGTTCCGGCTCTGGTTGCCGCATCCGGCGGAGGCGCTCAACGCCGCCAACCTGGCCCTCGCCGAGGACGAGAAGGCGTGGTTCGTCGGCGGCTGGCGCGACACCGAGGTGCCCGGGGTGGCGCTGGCCGAGGTGACGGTGGCCGGCCCGGCGCTGGAGCTGGACGCCGACCAGGTCGTCGACCTGGCCGATCGTTTCCTGCGCCGGGTGGCACAACGCTGA
- the glmM gene encoding phosphoglucosamine mutase, whose translation MGRLFGTDGVRGRANADLTPELALAVAVAAAHTLAETDKSHPPLAVVGRDTRASGEMLEAAVVAGLTSAGANVVRVGVLPTPAVAFLTAEAKADLGVMLSASHNPMPDNGIKLFAAGGHKLPDEIEMRIEAAVEANATTAWDRPVGAGVGRVHDLLDGADHYVQHLVGTVPHRLDGIKVVVDCANGAAAEVAPAAYQEAGAEVIAICAEPDGLNINDDCGSNHLDALRAAVVEHGAHLGIAHDGDADRCVAVTADGVEVDGDQVMAILALAMREAGELTEDTLVATVMSNLGLRLAMSAQGIRLVETKVGDRYVLEELRASGLALGGEQSGHIVMPAYATTGDGVLTGLHLMSRMAATGKSLAELASVVTKLPQVLINVPVGDRTVGSAAPAVRSEVERAEAELGETGRVLLRPSGTEPLVRVMVEAATEATARSVAERIAEQVRTASPAG comes from the coding sequence ATGGGCCGGTTGTTCGGCACGGACGGCGTACGCGGGCGGGCGAACGCGGATCTCACCCCGGAGTTGGCGCTCGCGGTGGCGGTCGCCGCCGCGCACACGCTGGCCGAGACGGACAAGAGCCATCCGCCGCTCGCCGTGGTCGGTCGGGACACCCGGGCCAGCGGCGAGATGCTGGAGGCCGCCGTGGTGGCCGGGCTCACCAGCGCCGGCGCCAACGTGGTACGGGTCGGCGTGCTGCCCACGCCCGCGGTGGCGTTCCTCACCGCCGAGGCCAAGGCCGACCTGGGGGTCATGCTCTCCGCCTCGCACAACCCGATGCCGGACAACGGGATCAAGCTCTTCGCCGCCGGCGGACACAAGCTGCCCGACGAGATCGAGATGCGGATCGAGGCGGCCGTCGAGGCGAACGCCACCACCGCCTGGGATCGCCCGGTCGGCGCCGGCGTGGGCCGGGTGCACGACCTGCTCGACGGCGCCGACCACTACGTCCAGCACCTGGTCGGCACCGTGCCGCACCGGCTCGACGGGATCAAGGTGGTGGTCGACTGCGCCAACGGCGCGGCGGCCGAGGTGGCCCCGGCGGCCTACCAGGAGGCCGGCGCCGAGGTGATCGCGATCTGCGCCGAGCCGGACGGGCTCAACATCAACGACGACTGCGGCTCCAACCACCTCGACGCGCTGCGGGCCGCCGTCGTGGAGCACGGCGCGCACCTGGGCATCGCCCACGACGGGGACGCCGACCGCTGCGTCGCGGTGACCGCCGACGGCGTCGAGGTCGACGGCGACCAGGTGATGGCGATTCTCGCCCTGGCCATGCGCGAGGCCGGCGAGCTGACCGAGGACACCCTGGTCGCCACCGTGATGAGCAACCTCGGCCTGCGCCTGGCCATGTCCGCGCAGGGCATCCGGCTGGTCGAGACCAAGGTCGGCGACCGGTACGTGCTGGAGGAGCTGCGCGCGTCCGGCCTCGCCCTCGGCGGCGAGCAGAGCGGCCACATCGTCATGCCGGCGTACGCCACCACCGGCGACGGCGTGCTCACCGGGCTGCACCTGATGTCCCGGATGGCGGCCACCGGCAAGTCGCTCGCCGAGTTGGCCTCCGTGGTGACCAAGCTGCCCCAGGTGCTGATCAACGTGCCGGTGGGCGACCGGACCGTGGGCTCGGCCGCGCCGGCCGTCCGGTCCGAGGTGGAGCGGGCCGAGGCCGAGCTGGGCGAGACCGGTCGGGTGCTGCTGCGCCCCTCCGGCACCGAGCCGCTGGTCCGGGTCATGGTCGAGGCGGCCACCGAGGCCACCGCCCGTTCCGTCGCCGAGCGGATCGCCGAGCAGGTACGCACCGCCAGCCCGGCCGGCTGA
- the rpsI gene encoding 30S ribosomal protein S9, which translates to MTDITATEVAPEATEAPAPVARAPRGDRPIQTVGRRKEAIVRVRIVPGSGKITCNGRDLEAYFPSKVHQQLIKDPLVTAEKPEAFDVIANLRGGGTTGQAGALRLAIARALIVSEPDDRPALKKAGFLTRDARVKESKKYGLKKARKAPQYSKR; encoded by the coding sequence ATGACCGACATCACCGCCACCGAGGTTGCCCCCGAGGCCACCGAGGCGCCGGCGCCCGTCGCCCGCGCGCCTCGCGGCGACCGCCCGATCCAGACCGTGGGTCGGCGCAAGGAGGCCATCGTCCGGGTCCGCATCGTCCCCGGCAGCGGCAAGATCACCTGCAACGGCCGCGACCTCGAGGCCTACTTCCCGAGCAAGGTGCACCAGCAGCTCATCAAGGACCCGCTGGTGACCGCCGAGAAGCCCGAGGCGTTCGACGTGATCGCCAACCTCCGTGGCGGCGGCACCACCGGCCAGGCCGGTGCGCTGCGCCTCGCCATCGCCCGGGCGCTGATCGTGAGCGAGCCGGACGACCGCCCGGCCCTGAAGAAGGCCGGCTTCCTGACCCGTGACGCCCGGGTCAAGGAGAGCAAGAAGTACGGCCTCAAGAAGGCCCGTAAGGCTCCTCAGTACTCGAAGCGCTGA
- the rplM gene encoding 50S ribosomal protein L13 → MRTYSPKPGEIERQWHVIDASDVVLGRLATHAATLLRGKHKPTFAPHVDTGDFVVIVNAGKVALTGNKRQQKIAYRHSGYPGGLKQVGYDELLTKRPERAIELAVKGMLPHNKLGRQILKKLKVYAGAEHPHGAQQPVPFEIKQIAQ, encoded by the coding sequence GTGCGTACGTACAGCCCGAAGCCGGGTGAGATCGAGCGTCAGTGGCACGTCATCGACGCCTCTGATGTCGTGCTGGGCCGCCTGGCGACCCACGCCGCCACGCTGCTGCGTGGCAAGCACAAGCCGACTTTCGCGCCGCACGTCGACACGGGCGACTTCGTCGTCATCGTGAACGCGGGCAAGGTCGCGCTGACCGGCAACAAGCGCCAGCAGAAGATCGCTTACCGCCACTCCGGTTACCCGGGTGGTCTGAAGCAGGTCGGCTACGACGAGCTGCTGACCAAGCGTCCCGAGCGGGCCATCGAGCTGGCCGTGAAGGGGATGCTCCCGCACAACAAGCTCGGCCGTCAGATTCTCAAGAAGCTGAAGGTCTACGCCGGTGCCGAGCACCCGCACGGCGCGCAGCAGCCGGTGCCGTTCGAGATCAAGCAGATCGCGCAGTGA
- a CDS encoding type II toxin-antitoxin system PemK/MazF family toxin gives MLRRGEVWRVSGARDRLGLVISSDVYNSTDVPIVIVAEVVEESLLRDSPLAVPMGAYVVMPDRLSSPMKKWFTECVDVADTETMQRVGRALRILQEL, from the coding sequence GTGCTGCGTAGGGGCGAGGTCTGGCGCGTCTCGGGCGCCCGGGATCGGCTCGGACTGGTGATCAGCTCCGATGTCTACAACTCCACCGACGTGCCGATCGTGATCGTGGCCGAGGTGGTCGAGGAATCGCTGCTGCGCGACTCGCCCCTGGCCGTGCCGATGGGCGCATACGTGGTCATGCCCGACCGGCTCTCCTCGCCGATGAAGAAGTGGTTCACCGAGTGCGTGGACGTGGCCGACACCGAGACCATGCAGCGGGTGGGTCGGGCGCTGCGCATCCTCCAGGAGCTCTGA
- a CDS encoding DUF6364 family protein, translating to MVIPVGSLTGMTAKVTLSFSDETIEEARRFAKREGLSLSAWMDQAAREKALREVFTAHAAAVGRAGLDLEAAALADAQEAAMVDDALFGGGRPRAA from the coding sequence ATGGTCATACCAGTGGGTAGTCTCACCGGCATGACCGCCAAGGTGACGCTTTCGTTCTCCGACGAGACGATCGAGGAGGCGCGCCGGTTCGCCAAGCGGGAGGGGCTCTCCCTCTCCGCCTGGATGGACCAGGCCGCGCGGGAGAAGGCACTGCGCGAGGTCTTCACCGCGCACGCCGCCGCCGTCGGTCGCGCCGGGCTGGATCTGGAGGCCGCCGCCCTGGCCGACGCCCAGGAGGCCGCGATGGTCGACGACGCCCTCTTCGGCGGCGGGCGGCCGCGTGCTGCGTAG
- a CDS encoding class I SAM-dependent methyltransferase gives MSVADAFDAVAGSYDEARRRLVPCFDAFYGTAVEVAAPPLRAALAAGRTPEVLDLGAGTGLLSLLLAAAVPGIRLTLVDAAPGMLAVATGHLAARGVPHRTVLADLADPLPAGRYDAVVSALAIHHLADDGKRALYRRAAEALVPDGVFVNAEQVAGPTPALDRRYDEAWTARIAELGSDAEEIAAARERMRHDRPATVTDQCRWLADAGLVDVDCFFKEWRFAVFGGRRR, from the coding sequence ATGAGTGTGGCGGATGCGTTCGACGCGGTGGCGGGCAGCTACGACGAGGCCCGACGCCGGCTGGTGCCCTGCTTCGACGCCTTCTACGGGACGGCGGTCGAGGTGGCCGCGCCGCCACTGCGCGCGGCGCTCGCCGCGGGGCGTACCCCGGAGGTGCTGGACCTGGGCGCGGGCACCGGCCTGCTCTCCCTGCTGCTCGCGGCCGCCGTCCCGGGCATCCGGCTGACCCTGGTCGACGCCGCGCCGGGCATGCTCGCCGTGGCCACCGGCCACCTGGCCGCCCGGGGGGTGCCGCACCGGACGGTGCTCGCCGACCTGGCCGACCCCCTGCCCGCCGGGCGGTACGACGCGGTGGTCTCCGCCCTGGCCATCCATCACCTGGCCGACGACGGCAAGCGGGCGCTCTACCGGCGGGCGGCCGAGGCGCTGGTGCCCGACGGGGTGTTCGTCAACGCCGAGCAGGTGGCGGGCCCCACCCCGGCGCTCGACCGGCGCTACGACGAGGCCTGGACGGCCCGGATCGCCGAGTTGGGCTCGGACGCCGAGGAGATCGCCGCCGCCCGGGAGCGGATGCGGCACGACCGGCCGGCGACGGTGACCGACCAGTGCCGCTGGCTCGCCGACGCCGGCCTGGTCGACGTGGACTGCTTCTTCAAGGAGTGGCGCTTCGCCGTCTTCGGTGGCCGCCGCCGCTGA